A segment of the Gemmatimonadota bacterium genome:
GGCGATCAGCAGATGCAAATGGTTGCCACCAATGGGCACAGGCTCGCGCGCATGGCCGTGCGAGTTGTGTCCCCCGGCGCCCCACGTGCTGACCTGATTGTTCCGCCCAAGGCCCTTGCCCAGGTGCAGCGCCTGTTCGGCCCCGGTTCCCAGATCGAGGTCGCCCGCACGGAGAATCACCTCGGCTTCCGCGAAGCTCATACCCAGGTGTTCACCCGGCTCATCGAGGGACCCTATCCTAATTACGACCAGGTTATCCCTCGCGACAACGACAAGGTGGCCATTGTGGACAAGGGGGTGCTCTCTCAGGCGCTCCGCCGCATGGCTGTCGTGGCGAGTGAGCAGACGCACCGCGTGCGTCTCAGCTTCACCTCTCAGCTTCTCCGCTTCACCGTGGAAACGCCGGACCTGGGCGAAGCTCACGAGGAGCTGGAGGTCGATTACAGCGGAGAACCCCTCGAGATCGGCTTCAACGCGAGTTATCTGCTGGAAGTGCTGCGTTACATCCCGACGGACGAGGCGCGGCTTTGCTTCAAGGCCCCTGAGCGGGCAGCGACGGTGCAGCCCGCGGCGCGCGAGGGCGCGGAGGTGCCGGACTACTTGTGCCTCGTAATGCCGTTACGCCTCCTCGAGTAGCAGGCACGTCCTTGCACTCGAGCCCGGTCGGCATGGAGGATACCTACGCGCTCCTGCAGCATCTGACGCTGCCGCTCGTGGCTCTGACCAGCTCGGCTTCGGGGCGCGGCAACGGGATGATTGCCAACAGCGCCCAGCGCGCGTCGCTGGTCCCCGGCCTGCCCCGGCTTTCCGTCTACATCTCGAAGACCAACTGGACGCACGAGCTCGTTTACGCCAGCGGCGTGTTTGCCGTGCACCTGCTCCGCTGCGATCAGTGGGATGTCGTGCACCGGCTCGGCCTGCAGAGTGGCAGGGAACTGGACAAGCTGGCGGGCCTGGAGCTGGTCTGCGGAAAAACGGGCTGCCCCATCCTGGTGGACGCCTTTGCCGCCTTCGAGTGCCGGGTCATCAACGCCATGGACGCAGGCGCCTCGACCTTCTTCCTCGGAGACATTGTATCCGTGAGGCAGGGGACGCCAGGCCCGATCATGAGCAGCGAGTACTTCCGCAGCCACGTCCCGGACAAGCTGCGGGTGCTTTACGAGAGTCGACTGGCGCGCGCGCAGGAGCAGCTAGAGGAGCTGGCGCGGGAGGTCA
Coding sequences within it:
- the dnaN gene encoding DNA polymerase III subunit beta encodes the protein MQFTITRDNLQHGLGAVGASIPTRTTLPVLSNILLEAEGDAVRMSGTDLDMAVRLRVPAQVQESGALTVPAKKFQELARELPEHPIRVTASGERLELLCGRAAFKLNGMPPDEFPTFPAVDFQDSWRIPGKVLHELIQQTSFAVSSEESRPILNGVLWELGDQQMQMVATNGHRLARMAVRVVSPGAPRADLIVPPKALAQVQRLFGPGSQIEVARTENHLGFREAHTQVFTRLIEGPYPNYDQVIPRDNDKVAIVDKGVLSQALRRMAVVASEQTHRVRLSFTSQLLRFTVETPDLGEAHEELEVDYSGEPLEIGFNASYLLEVLRYIPTDEARLCFKAPERAATVQPAAREGAEVPDYLCLVMPLRLLE
- a CDS encoding flavin reductase, which gives rise to MEDTYALLQHLTLPLVALTSSASGRGNGMIANSAQRASLVPGLPRLSVYISKTNWTHELVYASGVFAVHLLRCDQWDVVHRLGLQSGRELDKLAGLELVCGKTGCPILVDAFAAFECRVINAMDAGASTFFLGDIVSVRQGTPGPIMSSEYFRSHVPDKLRVLYESRLARAQEQLEELAREV